In Helianthus annuus cultivar XRQ/B chromosome 3, HanXRQr2.0-SUNRISE, whole genome shotgun sequence, a single window of DNA contains:
- the LOC110931460 gene encoding uncharacterized protein LOC110931460, producing the protein MTIQTDLTSRIRDAQQEALKKANLKAEYLQGMEKKLVPNEEGTLYFMGRIWVPLYGGIREVIFDEAHKSRYSIHPGSDKMYQDLKYFYWWPKLKSDVAIYVGKCLTCAKVKAEYQIPSGFLQQPEIPMWK; encoded by the coding sequence ATGACTATTCAGACGGATCTCACTTCACGTATACGTGACGCACAGCAAGAAGCTCTTAAGAAAGCAAACCTTAAGGCAGAATATCTCCAAGGAATGGAGAAGAAGTTAGTGCCAAATGAGGAAGGAACCTTATACTTCatgggacgcatttgggttccgctTTATGGCGGTATTAGAGAAGTTATTTTTGACGAAGCTCATAAGTCGAggtactcgatccacccaggatcggacaagatgtaccaagatctgaaATATTTTTACTGGTGGCCAAAACTCAAGAGCGACGTTGCTATCTATGTTGggaaatgcctaacctgtgctaaggttaaggccgaatatcagatACCTTCAGGTTTtttgcaacaacctgaaatacccatgtggaagtga